Proteins found in one Kwoniella bestiolae CBS 10118 chromosome 1, complete sequence genomic segment:
- a CDS encoding 4-aminobutyrate transaminase, which produces MPSVATTSEIPLLPSASKPLPLTTSTQGLQSIADKHITKGLGRLRDHVFKEGKGVRVLTTENEKLLDFTSGIGVTSLGHAHPDVTAAIVAQAQSIIHVQCAIGLSEPYVQLVESLLTMMPDPSLDSFFFWNSGSEAIEAAIKVTRTKTKRNNIVVMQGGYHGRTSGAAALTRSKTSFFKGTGPLMPCVYTTSFPYWHAMGLPKDTPEEVLVEQAILGIENLLQQQTAPEDTAAIFLEPVIGEGGYVPTPPAYIKHLRQLCDKHGIMLVVDEIQTGFCRTGKTFAIEHSGVKPDLMVFAKGFANGMPISGIVTRSEIMSAMQPGSLGGTYSGNVVACAAALATTRYMRTHDILGHVNARSEQIFKGLREIQADTENGGWMIEEVRGQGLMIAMEFKDPNSKLTRNHSRGDISLPGNLNKLVQDACYDRGLLVLTTSIYPVLRLIPALILSEDEVDEMLSVMKEAIREVAKGVEGK; this is translated from the exons ATGCCTTCTGTAGCTACCACCTCTGAGATCCCACTTCTCCCTTCGGCTTCCAAGCCTCTTCCtttgaccacctccacccaaGGTCTCCAATCGATCGCTGATAAGCACATCACCAAAGGTCTGGGTAGACTTCGTGATCATGTTTTCAAGGAGGGAAAAGGTGTCAGAGTCCTCACCACT GAAAACGAAAAACTCCTCGATTTCACCTCTGGTATCGGAGTGACATCTCTCGGTCACGCTCACCCAGATGTGACTGCTGCTATTgtcgctcaagctcaatcgaTCATTCACGTACAATGCGCCATCGGTCTTTCGGAGCCATACGTTCAACTTGTCGAGTCGCTCCTCACCATGATGCCTGATCCAAGTTTGGAtagcttcttcttctggaaCTCTGGATCAGAAGCCATCGAGGCCGCCATCAAGGTTACTAGGACCAAGACGAAGAGAAACAACATTGTTGTCATGCAGGGTGGATACCACG GCCGAACTTCCGGAGCTGCCGCGTTGACTCGATCCAAAACATCCTTTTTCAAGGGTACTGGACCTCTCATG CCATGTGTATACACCACCTCATTCCCGTACTGGCACGCCATGGGCCTACCCAAAGACACCCCCGAGGAAGTCCTCGTCGAACAAGCCATCCTAGGTATTGAGAACCTGCTTCAACAGCAGACCGCTCCCGAAGACACCGCGGCAATCTTCCTTGAGCCCGTCATTGGTGAAGGTGGATACGTGCCTACTCCTCCAGCATACATCAAGCACCTGCGACAACTCTGTGACAAACACGGCATAAtgttggtggtggatgagatcCAGACTGGTTTCTGCAGGACCGGAAAGACCTTTGCGATTGAACATTCAGGTGTCAAGCCTGATTTGATGGTTTTCGCCAAAGGTTTTGCCAATGGTATGCCCATCTCTGGTATCGTGACGAGAAGCGAGATTATGAGTGCCATGCAGCCTGGTTCTTTG GGTGGTACTTATTCCGGTAACGTCGTTGCTTGCGCTGCTGCCCTCGCCACTACTCGATACATGAGGACACACGATATCCTTGGACACGTCAATGCTAGATCTGAACAGATCTTCAAGGGTTTGAGAGAGATACAAGCAGATACCGAAAacggaggatggatgatcgaagAAGTCAGAGGGCAGGGT ttgatgatCGCCATGGAGTTCAAAGACCCCAACTCCAAACTAACCAGGAACCACTCGCGGGGCGACATCAGCCTCCCCGGAaacctcaacaagctcgTTCAGGATGCATGCTACGATCGAGGGCTTTTGGTGTTGACAACCAGTATCTACCCCGTTTTGAGACTGATCCCTGCTTTAATCTTGAGCGAGGACGAagtcgatgagatgttgagTGTGATGAAGGAGGCTATTCGAGAGGTTGCCAAAGGCGTAGAGGGTAAATAG
- a CDS encoding tartrate dehydrogenase, whose product MSNRQHNIAVIAGDGIGIEVTASTLNVLRAVEKKVGGFELKFDELDYGSARYKTKGSYTPEGWLEHLLSFDAIFFGAVGDPEVPDHISLWDLILPMRQKFQQYVNVRPSAILPGIPPRITNAQPGDLDWVLVRENTEGEYAGQGGRTHVGTEWETATEVAVFTRRGVERVMRFAFETAQKRPRKLLTVVSKSNAQRYGLVLWDEVAEIVSKDFPDVKWDKMLVDAMTVRMVTKPKTLDTIVTTNLHGDILSDLAAGVSGSIGIAHSSSLDPTRKSPSLFEPVHGAAFDIMGKNLANPIAAIMSAAEMLRWLGEDKAAEIIERACKTSIEKGQTTGDLGGKLKTDEVTDVVIKLIEGL is encoded by the exons ATGTCCAATCGTCAACACAACATTGCGGTCATTGCCGGTGACG GTATCGGTATCGAGGTCACCGCCTCCACCTTGAATGTCCTTCGAGCagtcgagaagaaggtgggaggATTCGAGCTGAAGTTTGATGAACTCGACTATGGAA GTGCACGATACAAAACAAAAGGGTCGTACACCCCCGAAGGATGGCTAGAACACCTCCTTAGCTTCGATGCTATCTTCTTTGGAGCAGTCGGTGACCCAGAGGTGCCCGACCATATCTCATTATGGGATCTGATCTTGCCCATGAGACAGAAGTTCCAACAATACGTCAATGTCAGACCTTCGGCGATTTTACCTGGAATCCCACCGAGGATCACCAATGCTCAACCGGGAGATTTGGACTGGGTGTTGGTTCGAGAGAACACAGAGG GTGAATATGCTGGACAAGGGGGTCGGACCCATGTTGGGACAGAGTGGGAAACAGCCACCGAAGTTGCAGTATTCACTCGAAGGGGTGtagagagagtgatgaggttCGCTTTTGAGACTGCTCAAAAGAGACCACGAAAATTGTTGACTGTTGTCAGCAAGAGTAACGCTCAG CGTTATGGTCTTGTCCTGTGGGATGAAGTTGCAGAGATCGTCTCAAAGGATTTCCCCGATGTCAAATGGGACAAGATGCTT GTGGACGCGATGACCGTTCGAATGGTCACCAAGCCCAAGACACTGGACACCATTGTCACTACCAACCTTCATGGAGA TATCCTATCAGATCTCGCAGCAGGGGTGTCCGGCTCAATCGGTATTGcccattcctcatccctcgACCCAACCCGTAAATCACCTTCACTATTCGAGCCAGTCCACGGAGCCGCCTTCGATATCATGGGTAAGAACCTCGCAAACCCCATCGCGGCTATCATGTCTGCCGCTGAAATGTTGAGATGGTTGGGTGAGGATAAAGCTGCTGAGATTATCGAAAGAGCTTGTAAGACCAGTATTGAGAAGGGACAGACTActggtgatttgggtgggaAGTTGAAGACTGATGAAGTGACGGATGTGGTGATTAAGCTTATTGAGGGGTTATAG
- a CDS encoding transketolase, with protein MSGFTQNDQVAINTIRALAADVVGKANSGHPGAPMGMAPVAHVLFSRFMNFNSKNPKWINRDRFVLSNGHACALQYILLHLAGYKVSMDDLKSFRQIDSITPGHPELGVTDGIEVTTGPLGQGISNAVGLAIAQAHMGAVFNKDNFSLIDNYTYVFTGDGCLQEGVASEACSLAGHLKLGNLIAIYDDNKITIDGDTAVSFTEDVEARFKSYGWEVLHVEKGDDDVAAIEAALKEAQKTKDQPTIINLKTTIGFGSLKQGGHDVHGAPLKKDDITQLKKKFGFNPEETFAVPQETYDIYNAAAEKGAKAEADWNALFKQYAEKYPKEASELTRRVEGRLPEGWEKALPTYTTSDAAVGSRKLSETTISKLAEVLPELVGGSADLTGSNLTRWKNAEDFQHPSTGLGSYAGRYFRFGVREHGMAAICNGIAAYGGLIPFGATFLNFVSYAAGAVRLSALSHLRVLQVATHDSIGLGEDGPTHQPVETAAWLRAVPNLAFWRPADGNETSASYLVSILSQHTPSVLAFSRQNLPQLANSSIEKAAKGGYVLEEVENADVTLVSTGSEVPLCLEAVNQLKSKGIKARLVSLPCFEVFETQSREYKLSVLPSGAPILSVEAYSTFGWGQYSHDHFGLKAWGASGPYDQVYKKFDLTPEGIAKRAEKVVSFYKKRGQPVFSPLISALDDISDE; from the exons ATGTCTGGATTCACTCAAAACGATCAAGTTGCTATCAA caccaTCCGAGCCCTCGCTGCCGATGTGGTTGGCAAG GCCAACTCTGGTCACCCTGGTGCTCCCATG GGTATGGCTCCCGTTGCCCACGTTCTTTTCAGTCGATTCATGAACTTCAACTCCAAGAACCCAAAGTGGATCAACAGAGATCGATTCGTCCTTTCCAACGGACATGC TTGTGCCCTTCAGtatatcctcctccaccttgCTGGATACAAGGTATCCATGGATGATCTCAAATCATTCAGACAAATCGACTCCATCACCCCCGGTCACCCCGAGTTGGGTGTCACTGACGGTATTGAAGTTACCACTGGTCCTCTTGGTCAAG GTATCTCCAACGCCGTTGGTCTTGCCATTGCTCAAGCCCACATGGGTGCCGTCTTCAACAAGGACAACTTCTCCCTCATTGACAACTACACCTATG TTTTCACCGGTGATGGATGTCTCCAAGAAGGTGTTGCCTCCGAAGCTTGTTCTCTTGCCGGTCACTTGAAATTGGGTAACTTGATTGCTATTTACGACGACAACA AGATCACCATTGACGGTGACACCGCTGTATCTTTCACCGAGGACGTCGAGGCCAGATTCAAGTCTTACGGATGGGAAGTTCTCCACGTAGAGAAAGGTGACGA TGACGTCGCTGCCATCGAAGCCGCCCTCAAGGAAGCCCAAAAGACCAAGGACCaaccaaccatcatcaacctcaaaacCACCATCGGTTTCGGTTCCCTCAAACAAGGTGGTCACGATGTCCACGGTGCTCCCCTCAAAAAGGATGATATCACTCAACTCAAGAAAAAGTTCGGTTTCAACCCAGAAGAGACCTTTGCTGTCCCCCAAGAGACCTACGACATCTACAACGCCGCTGCTGAAAAGGGTGCCAAGGCCGAAGCCGACTGGAACGCTCTTTTCAAGCAATACGCCGAGAAATACCCCAAGGAAGCTTCCGAGCTTACTCGACGAGTTGAGGGTAGACTTCCCGAAGGATGGGAAAAGGCTCTCCCCACCTACACCACCTCTGACGCCGCCGTTGGGTCCCGAAAGCTCTCCGAAACCACCATCAGCAAGCTCGCTGAAGTCCTTCCTGAACTTGTCGGTGGTTCAGCTGATTTGACCGGTTCCAACTTGACCCGATGGAAGAACGCTGAAGACTTCCAACACCCTTCCACCGGTCTCGGTTCATACGCTGGTCGATACTTCCGATTCGGTGTACGAGAGCACGGTATGGCCGCCATCTGTAACGGTATCGCCGCTTACGGTGGTCTCATCCCATTCGGTGCTACTTTCCTCAACTTCGTCTCATACGCCGCTGGTGCCGTCAGACTCTCTGCCCTCTCCCACTTGCGAGTACTCCAAGTTGCCACCCACGACTCCATTGGTCTCGGTGAAGATGGACCTACCCACCAACCTGTTGAAACCGCTGCCTGGCTCCGAGCTGTTCCCAACCTTGCCTTTTGGAGACCTGCCGACGGTAACGAAACCTCTGCTTCATACCTCGtttccatcctctctcaaCACACTCCTTCCGTCCTTGCCTTCTCTAGACAAAACTTGCCCCAACTCGCCAACTCTTCCATCGAAAAGGCCGCCAAGGGTGGTTACGTgttggaggaagttgagaacGCCGATGTCACCTTGGTATCTACCGGTTCCGAAGTCCCATTGTGTCTTGAAGCTGTCAACCAGTTGAAATCCAAGGGAATCAAGGCTCGATTGGTGTCCTTGCCATGTTTCGAAGTGTTCGAGACTCAATCTAGGGAATACAAATTATCCGTCCTTCCTTCAGGTGCTCCAATCCTTTCCGTAGAGGCCTACTCCACTTTCGGTTGGGGTCAATACTCTCACGACCACTTTGGTCTTAAAGCTTGGGGTGCTTCAGGTCCTTACGACCAAGTGTacaagaag TTCGACTTGACCCCCGAGGGTATCGCCAAGAGAGCCGAAAAGGTCGTCTCCTTCTACAAGAAGCGAGGTCAACCTGTATTCTCACCATTGATCTCTGCTTTGGACGACATCTCCGATGAATAG
- a CDS encoding haloacid dehalogenase, type II, with the protein MPSVVFDVVGTCFSYDNGAEAVQARLGHKLAKYGIPSKLLFYAWVCGTERDYSYLSQIKQYKPFFDILSNTLKRVLFQAGIPAEELDDFFTAEDVEYIREEYKKLKPRPGLKEMMQTLRDGGFEVWCCSDANVDRVKGYFDHAGVEMPLDHILSADMVKAGKPEPEVYKFAREKAGSDKPGEVSIFAASHAWDTAAAKAAGFQTAYTTTYELDPCEQIFGASDIVTPDLISLGKGIVEKWGKK; encoded by the exons ATGCCTTCTGTTGTTT TCGACGTCGTTGGAACTTGCT TCTCCTACGATAACGGCGCGGAAGCTGTCCAAGCCCGACTAGGTCACAAGCTCGCCAAATACGGCATCCCCTCCAAACTCCTCTTCTACGCCTGGGTGTGTGGTACAGAGCGAGACTACTCGTACCTCTCCCAGATCAAGCAGTAcaaacccttcttcgatATCTTATCCAACACCTTGAAGAGAGTACTCTTCCAAGCTGGTATTCCCGCTGAAGAGTTGGACGACTTCTTCACAGCTGAAGATGTAGAATACATCAGGGAGGAATACAAGAAGCTTAAGCCGAGACCCGGATTAAAGGAGATGATGCAGACTCTTCGTGATGGTGGATTCGAGGTTTGGTGTTGCTCTGACGCCAACGTTGATAGAGTCAAGGGATACTTTGATCATGCTGGTGTTGAGATGCCTTTGGATCACATCCTCTCGGCTGACATGGTAAAGGCTGGTAAGCCCGAGCCTGAAGTTTACAAATTCGCCAGAGAGAAAGCTGGGTCGGATAAACCTGGAGAAGTATCTATATTTGCTG CTTCTCACGCTTGGGACACCGCcgctgccaaagctgctgGTTTCCAAACTGCTTACACCACCACATACGAGTTGGACCCATGTGAACAGATCTTCGGTGCCTCGGATATCGTTACTCCCGATCTCATCTCTTTGGGTAAAGGTATCGTAGAGAAATGGGGAAAGAAATAG